The segment acattaaaaagtaaaaatgagaCTTTTACTAtgtaaaaaaactaatttttagtgacaattaatcaacaataataatttaattgccgccaaattttttttttcatggaaATTAGTAAATGTCTGATGCACTTATAGCAACATTAGATgcaataataattaactaatattaaTAAAGATATTAACACCTTTTGttaatatgcatatatatatatatatatatatgacaattaattaaaacaccaaataggaaaaaaactatatttactcatttaccaaaaaaaaaaaaaagaagagaagaagaagacatgttatacatgaaataatgaattaaataaataaaaataaacacacacaaaaaaaaaagagactcATTCTTATGTCAAAATTGagttttagcggcaattaatcatcaataatttaatttccactaaatatgattttttttcatgataaTTAATAAACGTCTCTAAAATTGATAGCAacaatgaatataatgacaattaatttatattaatgaaGATATTAACACGCTTTGTTAACGTACATATTAATAACCGCTAAAagctgattttttttatatagtatttgtgtgtatataaaaaatgacaattaattaaaaatgcaTTAAAAGGTAATATGAATTGGTTCTCACCTCACTATCATCTGTCACTCCATCTGCTTTGGCACCATAGGATATGACACTAAAAATTTTGTCATCAGCATTAGTGCATACAAAAACAAGGCTTAATattaaaactattttcaaacaaaattttgaagccatttgtatttttttttttttgttctttgttctttattttttctttttttcaattggTGTTTATATAGACCTTCTTTTTTCCTTTGACTTTCTAGTTGACTCAATTATACTTATTTcagattaaattatttcctTACTAGTGTTGACAAGTGTTATTTTTGACAATTTACATTAAATTATTACACCCAAAATATTTGTTTGGATTTAGTGAgttacaaagaaagaaaaatgaattatatcatGGTATGTTGAATGAATATCATGGTAAGTCCAGtcaacttatataaaaatagtgactaattatttatatgtcaAAGATTTTGATtactatattttgattttaatgttCGCTTTGAGTGATTGATTAATAAAGAGagttgtttatattttattttgagtatttttatatgtataaggtaatatgatataattgagcTGTTTCTTAAAAAGTCAAAGTCATAattctttattatataaatatatgtaagtTTAAAACTTGAAGTTGACCAaactatattaaactatttacaGTACCATGAAATACCAAAATcgatatacaaaatattaatttataccgAATTAATTTGATGtgatagtaaaataatatttttaaaaaaatcgtaAATCAAATAACGGTATCAAACTTTTCAATACCGTATCATGCTCACCCCTAGATTGTACTATTATTTACTAGactcttaattttttcaaaattagtgtCATTGTGAATAGGGAATATTCACTAAGTAGctcaaaaagaataaaagaaaatattcagTGAAAAAAATTGCGATTATGAGCTGATTGTGATATGCgattataaaattgattatgtCCGTCTTGGTCCTTATATTCCTTCTTTCATAGCCCTTGGGATACAAAATTAACCAATTAAGAAATCTCAGATGTACTAACATCACATTTTTGATGCAATCATCAATTCCCTCAAGAGGTCACAATTATCGCAAACAAAGATATTAATGACGATCCACGTGCTTTTACGAATTTCATctatattaaatttcttaatattatAATAGTTTATATAGTCATGATCATCCAGTAAAAAATTGACATCAAACCCAAAGGAAAATGGTTTTAAGTACTTAAATTGACATGAAattctatcaaaaataatttcaaatacttgaattgATTTGAAATTCGAAGGGAAAAAACGATttccagattttttttttattaatatattcacATGGGTATATGGGCTCGCTaagaatttattaaaaaataactttcatagcaacacaaaaatcatatttatatgttataactatagtttgcataCTTGTccttcatagcaaacataaatatgtatattttgctatagatatacaaaagaaagcagttgtataatttcgctatacatatatcaTAAAACAGTTGTATAATCATCTTTAGTATACATTTGcatttttgtataaagtgagagatgAGAGTgagcgagcgagatctgggagagtgacaagcgagatttgggagaagGGAGAGGGTggaatgaaaatatatgtatgtatacaattttctttctctttataaGTCATAGATGCATTTTTATACATTTGcatttttgtataaagtgagaaaggcgagcgaGCGAGCGAGCAAAAAttgggagagtggcgaacgagatctgggagaggggatatatacaattttctctcgctttatacaaacacaaacgcaTTATACATCTGCGTTGTATaaaaaagcgagagaggcgagggagAGAACGAGAGTGACGAACGAGATTCACTGGAGAGAGGAGAAATAACAACAGTTTGCTATGTGGTACAATTAATCAAACTATatttatagcatttaatttaaactaatagtttgttattatatacaatttttcctttattaaatAAACATTTCTTTAAAATGTTTCTATGTTGCCAAAGGATGGACTTATCTAGGGAAAATTACGCAAttaagcaaacttatactacttaattactcatcataactataatttgctataattaccactcatgactaactttataatttaattatgtggGTATACTTTGAGTTCGTATAAATAACcacatttttatatgtataattcgccagaatatacaaatacatatgtataatatacaattatctaatcaatatacatttacaattcacctctctcccactctttgccctctttcgctcacctctctcctccctctcctaaTCTCGCTTGCTTTTTATACACATTCATATGTATAATAttcaattatctaaccaatatacatatacaattcacttctATCCCACTCTCTCCCCTctgtcgctcgcctctctcccaatatcgttcgtctctctcctccctctcccaatctcgctcgcttGTCTCCCCTCTCCCCCAATCTcacttgtcatatatacaaatacatatgtataatatataattatctaaccaatatacatatacaaatcaGATTGAGTCTTGACCCGCTcaagtttactttgggctcAAATGAGTTGAGCTCAAATGGGCTAAAAAAATGGATTGGGTCATGATCCgtttaatctcaataattttaacatagtgatatttaacttttataatcacaatttgaatttcaactcaagttttttttttttaaaaaaaagtaaccaATGAATAGATAAatcttaaaatatgttaaatagataataattcataccttcaatatcgaaacatatttttatacaaaGTTTTAAAACGGGTCGAAATTAGAGATCCAATTGGGTTCAATTGAAAATTCTCTTAAAATATCTTAAACTCAACTCTTAAAATTCTGAATGGATACCTATGTTTGGTTCATTTTTGACACCCCttcaaaaagtaaattaaaattttacaaaataaatgaataaaaatccTCCATCCTACCAAAAACGcacttaattttatatttagaataagtcaattaaaggacttgatcataatggagaaaaaaagaaaaaaaatatttactttttgtattattttctaGAAGAGAAGAGGGTGGTGAAAATAATGATTGagaaattacttttatttattcaacttgGGTTTATAACTATGTTTAAGATATGGTTAGGTTAAGATTTATTCAACATGGTTAATTCTTTTACTTGAAGGAAAGGCAGAAGAAAAGAGGAAATACAAGTgtgtttaaaatattgtatcatAAAATATTCTTTGGTAATCTTAGTTAAACACTATAGTGATTGATTGGCGTAGATAGTGATTGAATTAGAATTTTTgctaaaatacttaaaaaacaaaaagttacatatataaaaatttaattttttttaaatatttattatatatacataaaaataattttaatattatatataaagtgaaCCAAGTCGCACTTTCTAGCTCAATCATTGACCTGAGGGTATAGCGACACGGACCGGATGTGTTGGAGGATCAGTAGAAAGTAATAAGTTCAAACTGTTGTTTATGaaatttgtttttcctttttatataaaatattatttttttatttttaaaaaacgtgtatgcttcaaaaaaaaatatgattccaattctttttattgataaaacatgattttttttcttctaaaaaagACAATTCCTCCGTACAAAAATCCACCCTAAGATCTACATATGTACTCGTACTcttgatataaaaatatatttataattaagtcTCTCGAAATTAAATTTATCTTGGAATATGTATCTAAcctaagaaataaatatttcctttgtatgaAGAAGTTGATAGAGGTGATAAGACAATGATATGATGCATCTTTAGATAGCTAAGATAtgatattagaattttttttgtggaggACAGATATTAGGATAAAAGATAAGTATGTAGTGTACACTATGTTATATTGTGAAATTTTACgatatatatttgttgttgttgggtCTCACTAACTTAACAAAAacttgtaatattttatttaaaaactcATTTATTTGAAAGGTTAGGTTGGAACATTTTAAAGTCTTTTCATATTTCTTTGatggaaaaattacatgaatttatacattttaaaaaataattactgattttagcgatattttttatttattatcatttatagcaaaattgtgataaatttgtagtatgtattaaaagtgaattattatgcaatatatttgaattataattatttttaaaatatattgtgtttgtttggtaaaaaaaagtcacattgtattataagtatatCAAAATGTATGATAAATGTATTTATCCATCactaaaacttgtattatatgtgaataataaattgttctttgtattatgtattaaacttatattataaatgaattaaaagtgatcaagtgaaaaaaatgttattgctataaatggtaaatatttttttatagcaCATTTGTATAAGTTTCTCGTATTCTTTTAATCTCGTGTAAACTGAAATtacatcacataaattaaaatcaaaagaaacatAATTCTTTTAGTTATCAAAGAACAAATCACTTGATTTCtttaatcaatttttcaaattcaaaccaCATCTTCAAAACCATTTCAAAAGTTGATCAAGTATATACTAGCTATAAtcaaacattattttaaaatttcattttttggaaAATCCTGGCCAAATAATCCCTTTCATTCTTTAGGGACAAATAGTCcctttttaaactatttttttttgtttgatttgtttataaaaatgagtaattagtCTCAACTAATCCTCCCTTTAAATCCTCACCATCAAACTCTCTCACAAGGCCatattcagatttttttttaaaaaacatatatattctctttaattcttatttatttgaaaaataatgggATGCAAGCAAATTGACAAATCAAAGCCAAAGCAAAAGCATAAGAAGGGATTATGGTCTCCATATGAAGACCAAAAACTCAAAGATTATATCCTCAAACATGGTCATGTCTGCTGGGCATCTGTGCCAATCAATGCTGGTTAGTTAATTAACTATAAACCTTCCTTCGCCTcttatactaaaaatagatgttCATTATTACTTGTTCAGTTTTCGAAAAAAACGaaatatcatgtatcagtaagtTTCTAATTTATCCTTTTcagaatattaaatttattaaaaggtgaatACAATaagattatcattttattaattatttcttggCGGGATCTGTCAAGTCGATTATTGATAAGTAAAAAGGGATGAGCGGAGTACGTACTATGTATTCATTGTTTACTCGATATGCGACCCtgtctttatattttttacgtTTCAGATGTTCAGTACTGAATGTGTAGGATATTTAATCCTGCATCGATTGTGAGAAAGAAAATGGGACTCCTTGTATAGATTTAGACAACTCTCGCCTCTAAAGCTAATATTTGGAGGTTGATTAGGGCTAAGCTCTATTTTGTTTTGTCAGTGTATTTATCATGAAAATGCCATATATTTACAATTGTTAAATTTTGCTCATAATTATATTGTAccaaaattgtaaaaaaaatttcctctTATTGAATGgttgactattttttttaatcctaaACACTTTTCTACTTCTATTAAGTACCAATACCaagatatacaatatatatattttttatgacatCCTTGTTACTAGTAAAATTAGCATCATTGGTAgccctttgtctatttttaatGCTTCATTTTCACAAATATTTCATTCAAGAGGTAAGGCacctattttatttaatataatacatCACATACTCCCTACATATCCATTTCATTTTAGGGGTGACGATGTTTGAGCTATAAAGttcaaggaaaaaaatttaaagaaagactttagaaatttttagttttaattttaaacatatgtcAACTCCCAACTTGCcatgttataaaaataaaattaaaattattgaaaggaaaaatatatattttaaaatagaggAACTTTGGCTTATGACAAAGGTACATCTATAGGAACAAATAGGATTGCAACAGAAGTCAACAAATAATAGAATTTTTGTTATGACAGAGATAttcaactcaatataaatatacaaaagatatttatcaattaaaacATTCTTTAAATTATATAGTTGACATGAACCTTTTGGTATTTCTATCGGGTGTGAACCTAGCCTGTAAGATATGATTCACGAGAACTTAgtaatttttacttatattttatatttatattaaaaaaatataaataattaattatgaatgcaatattttacattaatttctcttgtaatatttttctatttttaatttaattagggtTGCAAAGGACAGGAAAAAGTTGTAGATTGAGATGGATTAATTATTTAAGACCAGGCTTAAAGAGAGGGACATTTAGCACTGATGAGGAAGAGGCAATCCTGACCTTTCATGGCATGTTAGGCAACAAGTAAGAATTAATCCTATAAGTACACTTttagtttaataaatattttcacgTAATCTATAGGTTACATATTTGAGCCAtagaattaattattaataatttttataagttGACTTTATAATAGTCCACTTTACTTGGCTTTAATCGATAAATATTGCAGaagttgactttttttcaagTAGTGAGAGACTTGTTAAATTACTATGACaagttaattaatataatttgacaatgattaatttatcataatatgcCTTTCATTTTATTGGAATTCATAAGATATCAGACTATGTCAAGATTCCTTTCTTTTGACAATGGCCAATTGGTGGCTCAGATTAAATTTTACAAGTTAAAATGAATTGAATCAATAAATcagttattatataattatttaaaagtagttacatgttatttatttttaaactttttctttAAAGTCAATAATTATTGAGTGAATTGTCTtgtattatcaagttataattAGTTGAGTCGAGATAGATTAAGTTAAAATAGACTAAATAATTGGTCCCAATTCAACCACTTAATTTTAccaagtttaattaatttatttgtttttatatatattaaaaaaactaataaagaatattctttttattatagttATATACTTTATCCAAATCAATTCAATTTTTGGGTGagcaaaatttatataaatcaagataagttaatttaataaatgagCGAGTCATTTCACACTTAAACATCAATCGATGagacattaaatatttttatttgctaaTTTTGTTAATATATGTGTAGGTGGTCTCAAATAGCACAACATTTACCTGGAAGAACTGATAATGAAATAAAGAATCATTGGCACTCTCACCTAAAGAAGAGGATGCCCAAATTGGTTGAAAGTGAAGAAGGGCATGCTAGaacatatacaattgaaaatGGAGAATTTTCACCTTCCTCAATGAAATTGACTTCCCAAAATTCAAGTAATATGGActcaattgaacaaatagaaGGTTCATTATTAGCAGATACAGATCAATCTGTATCTGCTAATAACGAATTTGCAAAagaaaagtacaaaaaaaatttacccaAAGTATTGTTTTCTGAATGGCTCTCATTAGATTGGTTTAACTGTCAGGATTTCAAGATCATGAACACAAGCAATCAAGATCTTCCaaagaataattttggatgCGACGATTCAATGTTCCATTTAGATACTTTCGCGCAATATGATCCAGCACTAAGGATGAATGAAGTTATTACCAATGACATAAATCGCGATTTTAACAATATGATTCAACAACCACTCAAGTTTGAAGATCAAATGTTTGTCAACGATTTTGGGGAATTTATATCTGGGGGATTTAATAGAAACGTCGATGATgtgcatataaattatattttctaaatgttTTACCAAATAATGTTAGTAGATTTTTCGAAACTAATAATGCAGGACAAGAAAAACTAAGTAATGTTATCATGTCCTTTTTTGCTCTTTTAGTTAAAAAGAAGcttgaagtaaaaaaataaataaagctaGCTAGTATACTTGTTGTCATTTTTTCCTTTACAATATgctaaaaaaatgagttttctcGCTAAGATGAATctaacatttaaaatttattgattctCATCGTAATTTTAAGTTAAACGATATAGTAATAATTGGGTTCACACTGAAATATTTGTAGGGatttttacttaatttcatattgttttttactgggcaactttcacatataacaaacaaaaaattcatatttgtatgctataccaaagtttgcataattgcgctccatagcaaacatagaaaccgtataattcgctatacatctACGATTGTATAATTCggtggcctaaattgtataatttggtggcctattttgctgcaattgtataattcgctatcctatttcactgcaattgtataatgcacaattgtataattcactgcctatttcgctgcaatatttgtataaaatttgttttgcatacaattgaatcgaagtaaaatgtatgtatattgcataattataagtgtataagaagaagatatatgtttttctctcgctttatagaaaaacagaaacacaatttatacacttctgttgtataaagcgagagaaaattgtattgtataattcacaattgtataattcgttggcctttttcgctgctatttttgtataaaatttgcatttgtctacaattgaattgaagtaaaatgtctataaattgtataattaagtgtataacacaaatatatatgtttttgcatgtgtatatacaattttctctcgctttatacaaaacaaaaacacaatttatacacttttgtgtataaagcgagagaggcgagcgagatttttgggagagaggcgactgacaaactttggctaacgtttgctatggagcacaattaaatcaaaatgtagctactccatttattttagattattagtctgctattatatacaattaccATCTGTGATTTGataattttgttcattcttgTATATTGTTTTATTGATTGATATGAGATACGTGTGCAATACACATATATTAaactaattcttttatttttttcaaatgtgaaaattgattagattaataataaaatcacatgttCAAAAAAACTTACAAAACAATTGTGGACCTTTAGTTAATCCCATAAAATTCTCTAATTCACTGCAATACTCTCTCAATTCCATAAAAGCTGATAGGTTCACCAAATTCTATGAATTCAAGATATCATattgtttcaatttttgtttttggtgtTGCTGGTCTAGATCGAGTGGACAGTTGAAGTTTATGAGCTTTGAATTTATCGTAGgaattatatttcatataattattgaGTTAAACTATTACTtattgtgaaattaggtcttaggcctaactcacaccccaaaagctagctcaaaggatGGAGgagtgcttagcatctggtgcgtgggcaattttaatttttgggatcccaacatcgggtgagacggaccctgctctgataccatgtgaaattaggtcttaggcctaactcacaccccaaaagctagctcaaagagaggaggattgtccaagccttataaagagttcacccatctcattaatcaccgatatgggacttttgtcattctttaacatatttaataattttttctaatataaataaagaatttaattaaacaaaaattactTGGTTCATTAGAAGGTGTAACTAATACTTTTGCTCCGCCCCCTTTGACTTTCTCCGAATGTTTGTTAGTGTTAATTgattgatatttcacttaaaaTGTACCAAAAGTTCGGTGTTGTAATTAAAAAGTTAGTAATCTTACATAATGTCCAAGGGGTTCAATTCGTTGAAATCTTCACTATGTAAATAGGAATAAAAATAtgtgtgggtgggtgggtggggggtggggggctCCTTGCTTAAGTTCTTTTGCTGAAcctaacaagaaaaaaatagattCAACACTGATTgcatatttaatgaaaatactGATTGTAGTGtcgtatataaattttttgttttaaaaagtgACAAAAAATATTAGATCAAGTCTTATTGAGAGGTAGTTTTTCTTCAGTTGAAATGGATGAATGTATTATACTAAATGGctgataataattatatgataattttctTGTTGATGATTTGCTTATTATTTGGTATAAGCTCAAATATTATGAAAAGTACCAAATTATTTTTGTCTACTAATTTTGATACTGATGATCTAGGTGAACTAAGTATGATTTTGAAAGATTTTGAAAGTTATAGTTATAAGTAGTTAAGATGATATAATGTTGTCACAAGAACACTACGTGCAAAAAGCTTTTGAAAAAGTTAAATGTTATGAGATGATATATGTAGCCACTCGCCGACTCCTTATGATGCTAACTTTCAATTGAAAAAGAACAAAGGTAATCCAATGCTAAATCTAAATATGTTAAGATTATTGTGAATCTAATACATTTAATGAATTTTACAAGGTCTAGTATAACATATGATATATGTAAACGGGATAGATATACTCACAATTCCAATAAAGATCATTAATCTGCATTAATCAGacggaaaaaatatttaaaaggaatCATGAATTATAATATCATGTATAGCGAATCTCCTTCTAAATTAGAAGGTTATCGTAATACAATTTAGATTTATGATTCAGATAAAAAGAAATTCACTAATTGATATGTGTTTATCTTAAGTGTTGGTGCAATAGCCTAACAATCAGCTAAACATATGAGTTAGATCGACTATGGAGTCGGAATTTATAGCTCTGAGGCTTAGTGGGGCTAAAAAATttcttagaaatatttaataaagGGTGAATTATCGTCTATAATTTAACCAATTTGATTGTCAAGCTACAATTGatattacaaagaataaattttatagGCAAAAGCAGATTGATGAAATTAAGGCATTATGTTGTTATGCAGCTATTTTTGTTCATGAGGTTTCAACATTTTCTCCCTAATCGACCTAGGAATTGTTACTGAGAGATAAAATAATTGCAATTAATTACGtgaattcaaaattgaattcagtcaattcatcaactaaattgtaagaagaaaattaatttgTCTAACCTCAAAAGAGATGAGTTTAAGGCAAATATAATTGTCAATAATGATAGTAATTCAATCTATATGATTGGAAATCACATGAAATCATATATAGTAAGATCAAGTTAATATCGACACTAAGAACTAACTGAGAGTGCTTAAATTACTAATAATTATGAGTACTTAAATTACTACTAATTATGAGAGAAGCATTATTCACTTTTAGTGAATTGATAGTTCTTAATTAAGGTTGGtgtattgaaaataatatacaCTTCATAAATTCACCTATATGAGAAGTTAAGTATGACATTTTTTATGTGACTTTGACCTAATCACTAGAGCTTTCATAAATAATCAGGTATATGCATGGCCTTCTAGAGCAAAATTTATcgaataataaaatttttgaggctaaatataattaataaaatctcTATCTTACAtcgaattattaatttataaggatattatatttcattagtAATTCTGTAAGTTAAATCTTATCTCTAAGTTTGGTTCATTGTTCAAGAGACCAACTATTAGATTTGATCCATGTAAAAATCCAACAAGTTATTTGTTTGTGTGTAAATtcatttgaaaattatgtgaaattatG is part of the Solanum lycopersicum chromosome 1, SLM_r2.1 genome and harbors:
- the LOC101245196 gene encoding transcription factor LAF1-like gives rise to the protein MGCKQIDKSKPKQKHKKGLWSPYEDQKLKDYILKHGHVCWASVPINAGLQRTGKSCRLRWINYLRPGLKRGTFSTDEEEAILTFHGMLGNKWSQIAQHLPGRTDNEIKNHWHSHLKKRMPKLVESEEGHARTYTIENGEFSPSSMKLTSQNSSNMDSIEQIEGSLLADTDQSVSANNEFAKEKYKKNLPKVLFSEWLSLDWFNCQDFKIMNTSNQDLPKNNFGCDDSMFHLDTFAQYDPALRMNEVITNDINRDFNNMIQQPLKFEDQMFVNDFGEFISGGFNRNVDDVHINYIF